In Rhodobacteraceae bacterium LMO-JJ12, a single window of DNA contains:
- a CDS encoding GMC family oxidoreductase N-terminal domain-containing protein, which translates to METTEFDFIVVGAGSAGCAVAARLSEDGTKKVALIESGNREKLNVTSLPAALLYTIGNDRYDWKYKTEPDPTRDGLVENWPRGRVPGGSSAINGMIYIRGRKVDFERWKSMGNTGWGWDDVLPVFRKLETSDFGPNQYRGALGPQNVEQVSFRHPVSKIFMEAVANTGLPAVEDLNGADEEGIAWNQGATKNGKRCSSWDAYIKPNLGRRNLITIDGTLVRKVTMSAGRADGIEIERKGKVRNLSARAGVVLCAGAINTPQILMLSGIGDPKQLARHGIETQIPSPQVGANLMEHPGMYVLAELKMPTANAFRRLDRGAMAMANWLMSGGGPMGTPSAQLIGFFRSQTELSEADMQFLLFPYGSFMKNDRRIFPQRNLVTILVNANYPVSRGQLDLASANPADPIRIFPRFLDDPADTDAMKRALAWIRQLVRTEPLKSQFLRFLDIPDPNEGKDDKYIRDFTRPFYHPAGTCRMGSDPGSVVTPDLRVRGLDGLWVADASVFPDHIGGNANATTIMVGEKAASFIKDAT; encoded by the coding sequence CTGCCCGCCGCGTTGCTGTATACGATCGGCAATGACCGGTACGACTGGAAATACAAGACCGAACCCGATCCGACGCGCGATGGTCTGGTCGAAAACTGGCCGCGCGGGCGTGTTCCGGGTGGTTCTTCCGCGATCAACGGCATGATCTACATTCGCGGACGGAAGGTTGATTTCGAACGCTGGAAATCCATGGGCAACACTGGCTGGGGCTGGGACGATGTCCTGCCTGTCTTCCGCAAGCTTGAGACATCGGATTTCGGGCCGAACCAGTATCGCGGCGCGCTTGGCCCGCAGAATGTCGAACAGGTCAGCTTTCGCCATCCGGTCAGCAAGATTTTCATGGAAGCGGTGGCCAACACCGGCCTACCCGCCGTCGAGGATCTGAACGGTGCCGATGAAGAAGGCATCGCCTGGAATCAGGGGGCGACGAAAAACGGCAAACGCTGTTCGTCCTGGGATGCCTATATCAAACCCAACCTCGGGCGCCGCAATCTGATCACCATCGACGGGACGCTAGTGCGCAAGGTGACCATGTCGGCCGGACGCGCCGACGGGATCGAGATCGAGCGCAAGGGCAAGGTGCGAAACCTGTCGGCCCGCGCCGGAGTGGTGCTGTGTGCCGGGGCGATCAACACCCCGCAAATCCTGATGCTGTCGGGCATCGGTGACCCAAAGCAGCTGGCGCGCCACGGCATTGAAACGCAGATACCAAGTCCGCAGGTCGGTGCGAACTTGATGGAACACCCCGGCATGTATGTGCTGGCCGAACTGAAGATGCCGACCGCCAACGCCTTTCGCCGACTTGATCGCGGTGCCATGGCGATGGCGAACTGGCTGATGTCCGGTGGCGGGCCGATGGGCACGCCCTCGGCGCAACTGATCGGCTTTTTCCGCTCGCAAACAGAGCTCAGCGAAGCCGACATGCAATTCCTGCTGTTCCCCTATGGCAGCTTCATGAAGAATGACCGCCGGATCTTTCCACAGCGAAATCTGGTCACCATTCTGGTCAATGCCAACTATCCGGTCAGCCGTGGCCAACTTGACCTTGCGTCGGCAAACCCGGCCGACCCTATCCGCATCTTTCCAAGGTTTCTGGACGATCCCGCCGATACCGATGCAATGAAGCGCGCCCTGGCATGGATACGCCAACTGGTCCGCACCGAACCATTGAAAAGCCAGTTCCTGCGGTTTCTGGACATTCCGGATCCGAACGAAGGTAAGGATGACAAATACATCCGCGATTTCACCCGACCCTTCTATCACCCCGCCGGCACCTGCCGGATGGGAAGCGATCCGGGGTCGGTCGTCACGCCGGACCTCAGGGTGCGCGGGCTGGACGGTCTTTGGGTCGCTGACGCATCGGTTTTTCCCGATCACATCGGCGGCAACGCCAATGCCACCACGATAATGGTTGGCGAAAAGGCCGCGAGTT